In the genome of Methanobrevibacter millerae, the window GTTGGGGTATTCTTGCAATATTATGATAAACGCCTTTCTCGAATGTCTGGTCACTGGAATGCTCCGGAGCATAAGTATTTACTCCATCGCTGATACCTCCGATAATTCCAAGAATTAAAATTACCCCGATAATTGCCGTACCCATTGACTGACCCAATGTCTGGCCGGTTGTAACAATACCTGACGCGTTATTCTGGCCTTCTTCAGGAATATTGCTTAATGCAATGTCCACACCTAAAGCCATTACGAAACCGAGACCTGCTCCGAGTATAAAGAGTCCAGGCATTAATTCAAGCATTGTCGTATCCATTGTAAACTGCTGGCTTAAAATAAGACATCCTACGATTGCTATTATACATCCTATGGACATGAGTATCTTGTGATTCAGCTTTGCGGATAATTTTGGAGCCGTCAATGCGAAAAGAAGAAGACCCAAAGTCATCGGAAGCAAAGTCAAACCTGTGTTGAATGCGGATAACGCCAATACGCTCTGCAGATAAACGGAAACAGCAAACAATGTTCCACCCATAGCAAGATTAACCATTAACCTAAGGATAGTGCCCACACGCAGATTTCTGTCTTTTAATAATTCAACGTCAAGCAAAGGCACATTGCCTTTTCTTTTTCTTTTGATTTCAAACAATGCAAAGGCCGCCAGGACAATCAGGCCAACAACCATTGCAGCTATACTGAAAGTGGTATCGTCAGTCAGCATTAAAATACCTAAAACAAAGAGGACAAGACCTACAAATGAAATTATGGAACCGGTAATGTCCAAATCGCTTTTGGATCCCGTCGCTTCGAAATAAGGTATTTTGCCCTGAAGCGCAAGAACGACAAGAACGATTTTGAACCTCTCCGACCTTTTAGAGGTCGGGGAGGTTCAATATTAATTCCTATAATGTCATCTATTAAGCAATATCCCTTATTTAAGCGCATAATCTTTTCCTAATTTGAGAACTATTGAGCATAAAGTCTTATGAGTTTATATACTTCTTTTTTTATAATTATCAGTAATTGATATAATTTATACTTGTGATTATGCGCCATACCGGAGGAGATTTTATTACTGATCAGACACACATTTATAGAGAAAAAACCGATAGGGCCATTAAAAAGAGGCCGCCTTGGGTTGAATATAACTTGCACATTATTGTTTTGGGTTTAGTAATCATTTCCATGTTTATAGGCGTCATTGAAATTAATATAACTGACAACATTAAAATCGTTTTATTGCCTTTATTATATGCCCTGATTATGGGTTTGGCTCTTTTTTTGGCAAAACCCATTAAATTTGTAGGTCGTGACCAGGCTAAAGTAGCTGAAGGAGTAATGGTTTTATTCATTGGTGTTTTGATTGCTAAATTGGCTATTTCAAGCGGCCGGTCATTGGATGATATTTTTAATGTTGGTCCTGCTTTGATTTTGCAACAGTTTGGAGATTTGGGGACTCTTATAGCATTACCTGTCGCTTTATTATTGGGTTTTAGAAGAGAAGTTATTGGTATGACCAGTTCTATTTGTCGTGAACCGAATTTAGGAATTATCATTGACAAATACGGCTTCAAGTCTCCCGAGGCACGCGGAGTTTTAGCAATTTTTGTTATCGGATCCATTATCGGAACAGCCTTTATCAGTTTATTGTCAAGTATCAGCATTTCAGTTTTGCCGATTCATCCATATGCTTTTGCAATGGCATCAGGCATAGGGAGTGCAAGTATGAATGCGGCATCCTTGGCTTCAATATCCCATGCTTTTCCATCAATGGCCACTGAGTTTGAAGCTTTTGCCGGTTGCAGCAATTTGCTTTCATTCTGTTTCGGTATTTACATGTGCATGTTTGTTTCCATACCTCTTGCAGAAAAATTGTATGCGTGGTTATCTCCCCACATACTGAAGGGTGATGAAGACTCCATTGATGATGAGTACGATATTCAGGAGGTAAAGGAGGACAAGTATTTATCTAAAGAGGAATTAACTTTAGGTAAGATTAAAAGATGGGGCGCATTGCTTCTTGTCTTTTCAATTATTGTAACCGTTGGAAATGTTGTAGGTTATCACACCAGGGTAATCGATTCATTTATTGGAATGATAATAATTTCTCTTATTACTATTATCGGAATGTCTCTTGAAAGACTTATTCCATATGACATTCAGTCAATTATCTACATCAGCCTGATTGGCATAATTATAGCTATTCCCGGCGTTCCAACATCCAGTTTTGTCATGCATTATGTTTCACAAATTAATCTGGCCACCATCTGTACTGCATTTTTAGCATATGTTGGAATTGCAATAGGTAATGATTGGGGCGAATTTAAAAAAATCGGATGGAAAGGAATTATCATTACCATGATTGTCATTTCCGGAACATATCTCGGTTCTGCAACTATTGCACATCTGACGCTGGCAGTTACAGGCATGATTTAATTTTTTTAATTAATTCTCATTTAAAAATTTCAACTTATTTTAATTTCACTAATTTGAATTGAAAATTATTCGCAAGTCAAAAAAAAAATCCAGATATGTTATTTCCTGAATGAACGTGGTGTAGTTGGCCTTGGAATATCTTTATGGAATTCTATAGCCAAATCCATGATTTCAACAGAGATATCGCCCATTCTTTCGAATGATTTCACCACACGTGATATGTAAATATAATAATTCGACATTTCAATATCATCAAAGGAGGTTTCAATCATCTGATTGGCAATAAGATTCATGGCCTTTTGTTGAGTTTCATGGATTTTCTCTTCGGTATCCATCAAATCTCCACGCAATTCTATATTTCCATTGATAAAAGCCTCCGTTGAATATGAAATAGATTTCTGCGCATATTTATGCATCTTTTTTAATATCCCCAAAAGTTCATCATCAACCGGAGACTTCTCATTAATAACAAATTTGGCAATATGGCCCGAATAATCTCCAATACGTTCATAATTATAAGCCGCCTCATTAAACAATAAAATCTTGGAAAGTTTTGAATGGGGATCAACATCAACAACAGTTTCAACAGAGGCTCGAACCTTTTCATACATATTGTTTGTGGTAAAATCAGATTTTAAAGCTTCTTCTGCCAATTCCTTATCATTGCCTAAAATAGCATCAAAAGACATTTGAACCTGTTCCTTAACATGTTTACTCATGCTACTCAGCATGTTTTCAATTAAAAAAAATGCGGAATGCTGTCTGATATTAAAAACAGGGTTTGATGAACCATAGATTTCATCATACTTATTTAAATCAATGACATAAGCCCTTTTAACAATGTCTTCATCAATTAACGGTTTAAGCAATTGAGTGACATATCTGCGGCTAATATTTAATTTTTCGGCAATTTCGTCCTGAGTAGAGGGTTTATCAAAAAATATAACATCCAAAATATCTTCTAAAGTCTTATCGCTTCGCGCCATCAAAAATCCTCCCCAATAATTTAATTGAAAAATTCAACTTCAAAGGAATATTTAGCATTGTACTCCCCATTTAATTGTATGGATTATAATTTTTCATCACAACCTATTGCTTAATAAAAAGAATGATTTAAGAGTATTTAAATTTTACTAAAATGTGAATTTTTATTCACAAAAAGTGAACGAAATTAATGAAAAAAATATGTTCAAAATCAACAATTCAGATAATGGGAATAGAAAATCATGAAAATATACTTAAATGATGTGAACTTTGAATGTCTATAAAGTAAAAAGCAGATGTCCATGATATTTATCCTCCATTACACAATGTCTCAAAGGAGATTTTAAATCCATTATGTGGACAATGCCCCAGGTTTATAATTTGCTTCATCACATTCTTTGCTTCCGATATTAATTAAATCATCCTCAGTGTTGATTCCAACGTCGTTCAATTGCCTCTCAAGGACTTTGCCTATATTGGGCAGTTTAGACAAATCACCCATTTAATGCCTCCAAATAGCTGTTTTAGATAAAATCGATTTTTTCTTCTTTAAATAGATTTGGTCATTTTAGGATTTATACATTGCAGTATTTTTCAAATTTTTCGCTATTGACAAAATATTTAAAACACGAGATTCAAAGGTATAATTAATCTAAATTAGGATGTGAATATAATGGTAGACAACATAAAAACAACGGTTGAAGAATTGCGTAAACTTGTTAATGTCAACAATGTGATTGGAACACCTATTGAAACCGAAGATAAAATCCTCATTCCAGTAATGAGAATGGGAGTGGGTTTCGGTGCAGGTGAAAGCCTTTTCGGTAAGGACGGAGGAAACGCTGCAGGAGCAGGTGCCGGTGTTGAACCGATTTCAATGGTCATGATTCCTAAAAAAGGAAATGACGCTGAAGGCGTTCGCGTACTCGACTTAAGCAAAGGAAATGAAACCAACAAGGCTTTATCCGACATAGGTTTAATCATTACCGACATTGTAAAAAGTTACATGAACACGAACGACGACATCGATGAGGAAGAGTTTATTGAACCTGAATTTACAACATACGATGAAGAAAAAGAAAGCAAAGAATAGGAATTATATTCTATGTTAAACATCCTATTGATGATTATCCTATTAATCATCATTCTTATTTTTATTATCATACTCATTGGAGTCAGAATTACTTTAAAATGGGTAAAAATTGATAGTGAATATGACGGATGTGTACAAATACTTATTTTGAAAAAACTGAAAGTCTACACTTTCGACCTTAAATCCGATGACGACGAAGAGGAAGACGAGGACGAAGAGGACGAAGATGAAAAGATAGACATTAAAAAGATATATAAACTTGCCAAACCTTGTTTTAACGACTTTAAAGTATTCATTAAACAGGTCTTTAATGCAATCAGCATAAACAGGCTTGAAAACGATTTGGTTATCGGCTTTTCAAGTTTTGCCAAAACCGGAGAATACATAGGCTACATCTGGGCCGCCTTGGCTGTCGCTAATGAAATCATTCCCAATTCCCGCCTCAGGGCTCAGCCTTCATTTGCAGGCGAAGTGCTGAATTTCAAGGGAAGCGCAAACATTGACATAAGCATTGTAAAACTGATATGGCCTGTCATCAATCTGCTTTTGAAAAAGGAAGTAAGAACATTAATTAAGGGTGTTATAAATGGATGAATTGAAGGATTTGTTTTACAGAATCGCTGAAATAGAAAACATTAAAGAAATCCGCATTAAGGAGATTGAAATAAATCCGGATAAGGTCATTTACTTCGCCTTTAAGGAAAGCCAGAAAATCATCCGGGGACAGGTGACTTCCGGAAGCATCAAACCGATTGGCTTCATTTTGAAAATGGGCGGCGAATACTACTACTGTCCGCTCGATAAAAAGGAAATGGATAAGAAAGTCGTTAGAAAATTCTGTGAAGAGTTCATTTAGGAAGAGGAATGTTTTGCCTATCCACAATGATTTCAACAACTAATGGGCCTTTCAAATCTTTTTTTAATAAGAATTCCAGATCTTCCAATGTCGTAATTTGAACGGCATCGATTCCGTATGAGGAAGCCAATTTGATGAAATCCGGATTTTTAAGGTCTGTCTGATACGAATCCATTCCATAGATCTGCTCTTCCCACTGGCGGATGATACCATACTCAGAATTGTTTAAAATGAATACGATAACATCCAGATTGTTTTCCTTAAGCGTTGCAAGCTCCTGCAGGTTCATCTGAATGCCGCCGTCGCCGTTAATGGAGATGACCTTTTCGCCCGTCGCTATTGCCGCTCCGATAGCCGCCGGCAGTCCGTAGCCCATAGGAGCCGTTGCGCCCGGAAAGAGAAAGTGATTCGGGTATTTTGCATGATACAATAATGTTGAGAATGTTGTGTGTGAGCCCGCATCGTTGGCTATTATCTCATTGTCAAACCTGTTCAATATCCTTTTAATGGCTGCCTGCGGTTTCAGTTCATCATCG includes:
- a CDS encoding DUF3100 domain-containing protein, with the protein product MRHTGGDFITDQTHIYREKTDRAIKKRPPWVEYNLHIIVLGLVIISMFIGVIEINITDNIKIVLLPLLYALIMGLALFLAKPIKFVGRDQAKVAEGVMVLFIGVLIAKLAISSGRSLDDIFNVGPALILQQFGDLGTLIALPVALLLGFRREVIGMTSSICREPNLGIIIDKYGFKSPEARGVLAIFVIGSIIGTAFISLLSSISISVLPIHPYAFAMASGIGSASMNAASLASISHAFPSMATEFEAFAGCSNLLSFCFGIYMCMFVSIPLAEKLYAWLSPHILKGDEDSIDDEYDIQEVKEDKYLSKEELTLGKIKRWGALLLVFSIIVTVGNVVGYHTRVIDSFIGMIIISLITIIGMSLERLIPYDIQSIIYISLIGIIIAIPGVPTSSFVMHYVSQINLATICTAFLAYVGIAIGNDWGEFKKIGWKGIIITMIVISGTYLGSATIAHLTLAVTGMI
- a CDS encoding TfoX/Sxy family DNA transformation protein, translating into MGDLSKLPNIGKVLERQLNDVGINTEDDLINIGSKECDEANYKPGALST
- a CDS encoding DUF2953 domain-containing protein: MKKLKVYTFDLKSDDDEEEDEDEEDEDEKIDIKKIYKLAKPCFNDFKVFIKQVFNAISINRLENDLVIGFSSFAKTGEYIGYIWAALAVANEIIPNSRLRAQPSFAGEVLNFKGSANIDISIVKLIWPVINLLLKKEVRTLIKGVING
- a CDS encoding MFS transporter; its protein translation is MDITGSIISFVGLVLFVLGILMLTDDTTFSIAAMVVGLIVLAAFALFEIKRKRKGNVPLLDVELLKDRNLRVGTILRLMVNLAMGGTLFAVSVYLQSVLALSAFNTGLTLLPMTLGLLLFALTAPKLSAKLNHKILMSIGCIIAIVGCLILSQQFTMDTTMLELMPGLFILGAGLGFVMALGVDIALSNIPEEGQNNASGIVTTGQTLGQSMGTAIIGVILILGIIGGISDGVNTYAPEHSSDQTFEKGVYHNIARIPQPLLGWG
- a CDS encoding GerW family sporulation protein, which encodes MVDNIKTTVEELRKLVNVNNVIGTPIETEDKILIPVMRMGVGFGAGESLFGKDGGNAAGAGAGVEPISMVMIPKKGNDAEGVRVLDLSKGNETNKALSDIGLIITDIVKSYMNTNDDIDEEEFIEPEFTTYDEEKESKE
- a CDS encoding phosphate signaling complex PhoU family protein produces the protein MARSDKTLEDILDVIFFDKPSTQDEIAEKLNISRRYVTQLLKPLIDEDIVKRAYVIDLNKYDEIYGSSNPVFNIRQHSAFFLIENMLSSMSKHVKEQVQMSFDAILGNDKELAEEALKSDFTTNNMYEKVRASVETVVDVDPHSKLSKILLFNEAAYNYERIGDYSGHIAKFVINEKSPVDDELLGILKKMHKYAQKSISYSTEAFINGNIELRGDLMDTEEKIHETQQKAMNLIANQMIETSFDDIEMSNYYIYISRVVKSFERMGDISVEIMDLAIEFHKDIPRPTTPRSFRK